The sequence ATAGGAGTCGGCGTTGCGCGCCTTAATCAGATCTTCGATGCCGTCCCAACTGTCGTCGAAGGACTGAAAGGATCTCCGCGCCTTGGCGAAGTTGCCGGCCTTCAAGGCGGGCGGCACTTCGCGCAAATGCGCGCGCACGATGCGCAGCCGGGCAACTTCGTCATAAAACGAATTGAGCGGCGCCATCGGCACAAACAAGCCGATCATCTCATCGAATTTGGCGAGCATCGCCTGAACATCTGCGATCAGCGGCGCCAGATTCGGATTGGCGCCATCTAGTGCTTTGGTGATGCGCGGCTGGAAGTCATGTTCCAGAACTTCGTACATCGCCTTGCTGCGAGTGTTGACGTAAACTTCGATACCGTTCCACGCCGAGTCGAAGGCCTCGAAGGCTTCCTTCGCGCGTGCAACATCGCCTGCTTTCAGAGCCGCGATGGTATTGACCAGAGTCGGCCGCATGGCCTTGATGCTGCTGACCTCGAAACGCTCAGCTTGCGCCGACGCTTGTCCCGCTGTACCGGCCACCGCCAGCGCTACGACAATCGCAAAGCCAAGGCGGCGAATTTTTTGCATCATATTTGGGTTATTTTCGGCTTAAGATGATTTGTGAGATCCACAGCGCTAAGGCATTTCTTCGAGCAGCCTGCCAAATCCGATCTTCTTTTGTCGAATATGTAGTCGTTTCTGCACAGACCATACCCGCGCCGGCACCGAGTGAACCACCGGCACCTGCAAATCTTCTTCGAGTAGGTGAACGATATCCAAGCAGCGCCAGCCGGTGCCGAGCATGTAGATGCCGTCGGCGTCGGGATGCTTGAGAAAGGCCTGGCGCGTGTGACCGTAGATTTCCGTCGAGGCTAGGCGGCCGACATCGGCGAAGTCGACTTTCATGCCTTCCATCGCCAGCACTTCGAAGCCAGCGCTCTGGAAATAGCGCGTGAACATGTCGTTGATGCTGCCGACAAAGTAAGTCACGCCGACGAATTTCTTGACGCCGAGCGCGCGCAACGCCTCGACCTGGGTCTGCGCCGCGGTGACGATGGGAATTTTAAATTCTTCTTCCCACTCTTTGGTGATCTTCGCCTCGCCCTGGAAGCCGTGGATCATGAAGGGCGGCGCGCCCTCGGGATGGATCAAGTCGACGCCCTCTTTAGCCAGCTCGGCGACTTTTTCATGGACGGCGTTAAGCGCAGCGCCAAACTCCTCTTCCGTGCCGCGCTTGAAATCCAAATACACCGGCACGACGCCAACGCCTTCCGGCATCAAGCGAATGAATTCCTCTAGCGATCCCGGCCGATGGGTCGGTTTGACGACGCCGACCACACCGCGCCAACTGGTAAAAACCATAAATTGGAGTCCTGTTCAAAAAGGAAAGTTAATTGATCGTCTGTTAACTTGCGGCAGCGTCCGATCCTGAGTTCGACCACACTATAGGCTCGACCGATATCACCTGGATGCGCCCACAAGTAAACGACGCTTCATGCTTTATACCAGTGCCACCCCAGTCCACGGAGAATAAGTTTTTCTTCAAGTTTTTCGAAAACAGATACTTGATACCCAGACCGACGATCGGGTTTTGATGATTGAAACCGTCAATTTCAAAGTCCTCAAACTCCTCGAATCGAATGACAGCTTCAGTCGGTTTTCGCTCTGGAGCATCGCCAGAATAGCGGAAGTCAAAGACGTAAAAAGTCGCTGTAAGCCTCGGAGGTATGCGCTGATCCCATTTCCCCGTCTCTAGAACCCACCAATGATTGCCTCTATCCAAGTTGAGGGCTAAGACCTCCGCGTCTTCAAACGATGGCCATTCGCCAAAGCACTCTATTAGAAGATCTGCTCCTTCGATTGCGGCGACGACCTCGGGAGGCGTAAGTTCTTCGACAATGCGCTCGTCCCATGGTTTGTTAATCATACGTTCTTAGCCACACTAACAAAAAGATATGCTTCACTCATCTACCACGCTACGAAGAGCACACTGCGATAGCCGAACACTGTTTAGCAACTACGCTCGATTCTTGAACAGATCAGGAAATTTAGCTCTCATCTTGACCCGATAATCCTCCGGCACTTCGACGACTTTGGGGAACTCGCCCTTCAGCTTACGGTTATATGGCTGGCAAGCGTCAATCAAAATACGATTGTTGAAATTGCCCGGCAAGAACATCGGATCGCGTCCCGACGACCACGCCTTCTGCACTAGATCGATGTCGGTCATCGGATCGAAGCGCGTGCCCATGGCCCACAGCACTTGATCGATGTCCGAGCAATCGACATCGTCGTCGACGACGACAGTCCACTTGCCGTTGTAGGCGCCGGCCATGCAGTTTGACGCGACGTGAAGCACGTTGCGCGCGTGGCCGGGATAGCGCTGGCGGATTTGGATCGCGGTGAAACGCGTCGCCGGAGCGCCTTCGTGATTCCACACACCGAGGATCTCTGGCAAGCCGCAAGCTTCCAGCGCGTTCCAAATTTCCGCCGCGCCGGCGATACCTTTAAGCAAACCGGTTTCATCCACCGGTTTGTGTTGCGGCGCGCAGGTAAGGATCGGATTGTTGCGGTACATGACGGTCTTGACGTTGAGATAGGGCCGCGGCACGACGTCGTCGGAATAATATCCCATCCACTCGCCGAACGGCCCTTCCGGCTGCGATTGCCCCGGCACCGCCTCACCTTCGATGACGATCTCGGCGTCGGCGGGAATCGGAAAACCGGTATAAGGCCCCTTCACGACTTCCACCGGCTCGCCACGAATCCCGCCGGCGAAATCGTATTCAGACACGCCGGAAGGCAACGGGCTGGCGGAAAGCATGTAGAGCAACGGATCTTGGCCGCAGACAATCGCGAACTTGCAGCTCTGGCCGCGCTCGAAATATTTGTCGCGGTGAATCCTGCCATGTTTGCCTTCGGTGATCTGACAGCCAATCGTCTTGCCGTCGTAAACTTCGCAGCGATAAGCGCCGAAGTTGTACCAGTCTGCGTCAGGGTCTTTGGTGATGCACATGTCGGCGGTGCCGATGTAACGATGGGTGTCGCGTTGATGATGGATCGGCACCGGCAACTTGAGCACGTCGACCTTGTCGCCTTCCAAAACGTTTTCGAAGATCGGCCCGGTCTTAACCATCTTGGGCTTGAGCAGCTTCATATCGGTCATGACGTGGTGATACGCCTTGACGATGTCCGACTTGTGCTCGTATTCGAGCGGCAAGCCGAGGGT is a genomic window of Deltaproteobacteria bacterium containing:
- a CDS encoding UbiD family decarboxylase, with amino-acid sequence MARPERIGASHSTVTYRGLRDWIEQVEKMGELLTVNGAHWDREMGSITQMLTEGGKGKAPAIVFDEVPGYPKGYRTLYGQFSTIKRVALTLGLPLEYEHKSDIVKAYHHVMTDMKLLKPKMVKTGPIFENVLEGDKVDVLKLPVPIHHQRDTHRYIGTADMCITKDPDADWYNFGAYRCEVYDGKTIGCQITEGKHGRIHRDKYFERGQSCKFAIVCGQDPLLYMLSASPLPSGVSEYDFAGGIRGEPVEVVKGPYTGFPIPADAEIVIEGEAVPGQSQPEGPFGEWMGYYSDDVVPRPYLNVKTVMYRNNPILTCAPQHKPVDETGLLKGIAGAAEIWNALEACGLPEILGVWNHEGAPATRFTAIQIRQRYPGHARNVLHVASNCMAGAYNGKWTVVVDDDVDCSDIDQVLWAMGTRFDPMTDIDLVQKAWSSGRDPMFLPGNFNNRILIDACQPYNRKLKGEFPKVVEVPEDYRVKMRAKFPDLFKNRA